From Zonotrichia leucophrys gambelii isolate GWCS_2022_RI chromosome 19, RI_Zleu_2.0, whole genome shotgun sequence:
CGTGGCAGTCTCTTCCagtgcccctgggatgggatcagcTGGGCTTACTCCAAAATCACTGCCTTTGGGGCTTGGAAAACAACCCTGCGCTTGAGTTTGTGACCTGCGTTAAACACCTCGGCAGctaatccccatttttccttgcGCTGGGTAATAAACAGCTGCATTAGCACAGACTCCAATCCGCggaaattgaaattaattagATTGGATTCTCTCGCTGTATTTGTGTGTGCGATCATTACCATAATGAGATGAAAGCGTCCCTGCTGCTTAATAACGTTAGCAAactttggggctgggagaggggacgGGATGGCGGCGCGTGCCGGGTGGAGACGCAGGGCACCAGCAGCCTCCACCGTGGGGCAGGACCCCACATGGATGGGATCACTCAGCTCTGGGCCCCCCAAAAGGGCAATGGGGATCCCTCCCACAACAAACACATCCAAGTTGggcagccccatcctgctggaGACACCTCAGCCAAGTACAAGCTGGTGAGGTGCCCAAATCCCTGCTAAAATGGTAATGCCACTTCGCCAGGGGCGTGTCACCCATGTCCCCCCCACTGCCAGCGCACTGTCCCCACCTCCGTTGCTTCTTCTCCAGGTCATGGTTgcgtccctgctgtccctcaagGTGCAGCTTGGTGTCCTGCAGCTCGGCAGCCAGGCGCTGGCACTTcttcttcagctgctgcagcgcCCGCTGGCTCTCCTCGCTGTCCGCCTGCAGGTCCGCCAGCTGCGGGCAGAGGTGGGCAGGCAGTGAGGGCTCTGGGGTGCCaccatgtccctgctgtcccagccatgcTGAGGGGAGTCCCCAGAGCCGGGCCCCCACTCACCTTGCGCTCCAGCTGTCTcttgccctgctgctccacctCCAGCttgtcctccagctcctgctgcagccgtTTCTTGGTGAAGTCGATCTCCCGCACCGCTCGCTCGTATTTCAGCCGCCATTCGCCACCTGTGTGGGGAAATGTGGTCACcaaggggctgtgggggtggcacagggagaagGGGACACGGCAGggtgtgccagcagccagcactggagGGAGGACATACCTGAATCATCATCGTCGAGCTCCCCATTGAGCTCAGCCGCCCGGATGAGCCGAGCCTCCATCACCTCCATCTCCATCGACTCCATCTGCTTCTTCAGGGCATCGTACTTGgcctgggaggggacatggcCGTGGTGAGCATTTGAGGGGGACAGGAGACACtgtgaggctggggaggggcacCCTTACCTGCAGGTCCTTCATCTCCTTCTCAGCCCGCAGCCTCTCAGCCGTCTCAGCGTCCAGCAGCTGGGAGGCCGACTCGCCGGTGTTGCGCTCGTCCGTCAGCTCCGATGTCAGTTCTGTGatctgggggtgccagggggaaTGGGACCAtgggctgagccaggctggcacggcaccaaaccccatcccagcagcagcaaagaccTACCCTGCTCTCCAGGCGGTCGCTGTTGAGCCGCAGCTCGTTGCGCTCCTTCTCCACCTTCTCAAGTTTGCTCTTCAGCTGCTGGATCTCTTCCTGCAACAGAGCGGGCGGTGAGGGAGGGGGCAGGCGCAGGCAAGAGGCTGGCGGGTAGGAGGCTGGCAGCTCTTtgcccctccccagcacccccctCAGCACAGGATGAGCAGGGTgggggctccctggggctgctctcccctgccaagggctgggcagggacttTCCCCAACCCGCTCCGCCGTGTGCCGACTCCAACCCCATAAATGGTGTCGAAATGCCAGGCAGTCCCAGAAAAGCTGCACAGGGGTACCCACATCCCCCGCGAGAGGAGGTGGGAGCAAATCCACACATCAGCAGCTTGCTGAAGGGTTTGGGTGCAGCCAGCCcaggtggggagggagggggccTGCCAGAATGCCCAGGGGCCAccaggcagtgctgtggaagCATGTCTGGCTGCTAACATcctcctctctcttcctctggtcccagcacaggctgggggtgcaggaggcgcccctgcccaggtgcccccagccaggtgcctgtccccagcaggtcGGGGTGAAAGCtgagccaggcagcagctcgTGCTCGCCGGGTGCACCAGTGTCTGGTTGCCAGTGCGAGCGGAGCCCCCGCATTTGCCTCTCGGCGCACGGTTTCATTTCCATTCTCCACGCTTGTAATTGGGCTCAAGCAACAGCCGGCTCTCGGGATGCTAATGACATGCTGATTCGCAAATTAGGGAGCAATTCGAGCCTGGCGCGGGCAGACGTGGTCCTGCATCTCACCCCATCACGGGCTCCCACATCCCAACCCACCATGGGATCTTGTATCCTAATCCACCACAGGATCCTGCATCCCACCCTTCCCTGGGCTTTGCTTCCCGCCCCACTTCAGGATCCTGCATCCCACCCCACCATTAGGCTCTGCATGTGACGCCACCATGGGGTCCTGCATCCCACCCCAGGGCCAATGCTGCCCtaagccctccctgccccatccaGAACCCCCAGCACGGATACCCACGTCTTTGCCACGGATCTGGTCCTCGGTGAGCTGCACCTCGATGAGGGGCCGCACGGTGGTGAAGAGCTTCCACCAGGGCCAATCCTTCACCcctttgttcttcttgatgtTCTTCTGCACGCACCGGATGGCCAAATCCTGGATCTGTGCAGGGCACGGGGTCAGCACGGGGTATGGGGTCAGTACAGGGCCACCAGCAGGGCAAAGCGGAGTGTGTGGGTGCTCAGCACCCCTGCCAGCACCCCAGCATGCTTCCCTTCATCAGCATTTGGGCTAATTGCACCAGCAAATCTGCTGTTTGatcctctccagcccctctaAGTGCTAATCCCAGGAAGATGAGGCACTGCAAGATGCCTGTTTTACACCTTCTCTAATGATAAAAGTAGGAGCTGAAGCGTGGCTTCATCCTTCGGCGGCGAtgcccagcagcctccctgccGGTTCCCCCTGGCCCCCCGGTTCCCCCTGGCCCCCCACGGCTCCGGGGGAggcgggaggaggaggtgctggcCCAGGAGGCGCAGAAAGGCTGCACTGCCCATTTTAGGCGAAATTGTGCAGCAGAGCGGGGAGGGGAGAGCCGCTGGGACGAACCTTTCTCTTCTTGAAGTGCTGCCGTGCCAGGAAGCCCCTGCACGCTGCCTGGAAAAGGGTGATGTTCCTGCTGGTCTGCGTGTCCcgctgctcctccagcctggccagcgATCCAGCCCGGAAAAACACCtgtgggaggggagcaggacagCGATGGGTGCCGGCATCCCTCCGGCCACACTGTGCCACCCTCCCGCCGGTGGGGATGTGTCTCTCCCCTCCACAGCCGCTGGTCCTGTCCCATTGTGGGGTTTTATTCCCCAGGCATGAGGAATGCCGTGGGTGGGAGTGAACAGTGCTGCCCTTTTGCTGTCCCACCGTGCCATGAcgcacagccctgcccacaccCACACCCGGTGGTGTCGGGCACCATACCCGGCTCAAGCCCATGTGGTAGCTGCTCTTCTCCAGGTCCAGCGATTCCAGGAGCTCCTccactgcctgcagggagggaaaggtgTCAGGGCCAGGCCCTTTGAGGTGCAGGGGACCCTGGACCACAGCAGTGACTCTGACATGGGGCACGTACCCGCTTCTCATCCACCACGATGTAGTTGCGCCCGTGCTTTTTGGTCAGGTGTGGGGCCAGGACATCAAAGCGCCGCCTGAACTCCGCAAACACCATGTGGTCAGGGTAACCTGGGGAAGCAAGGGAGAGTGGGGCTGTGTGGATGCCCAGGGGAtggccagggacagccccacgTGCCCTGACATGCTGGGGCTCATGTTTTGGGAGAGCTGACAGGGTTGCCCTACGTGACACAAGCTCCCCATGGGGTCAGGCATAGCTGGAATGCCCTCAGCCTCCCCATGAAGCTTTCCTTGGCTGCATCCTCCAGCAGTTTTGGCTGGGATCTGAGGAGAAAGCGGCCAGATCCCTCCTCGGGGGGAGAACAGCGACATGCGTTGCCTGTGCAAGTTCTGCTCTGGCTCCACTCTGAGCCACAGCCAACTCCTGCATCAGGCTCCAGCACTGAGCCTCCATATCTTAATTAACGATGAGGTATTGATGGGAACATTGACCCCGGCACGGGCGGCTGGCCATGGCCATTGATCCAGGAGGTGTGCAGGTGGCATTGATTTCCAATCATGGCAGGAAGGGTTCGGCCTCCAAGCGATAAACCCTCGGCCGGGTGGCTGGCCAGCCAATGTATCGATAAATGctttgctgagcacagcccagaggcTCTCGTTCCAGCGGGACAGGGGCTGGATGCCAATGGGATTGCTGCCAGGAACCAGCGGCACCAGGGGAGACACCCAATTAAGGCCATGCCTGTCCCCAGTGCAGATAACAGCCCAGCAGGGGAGGGGGAACAGGGACGGGACCACCCTGGGGAGAGGCTCCAGAGTTCAGAGCAAGGGCACATGCTGAAGGGACTCCTGGGGGTCTCTGGCTCTCCAGTGAGAAGGCGCAGCTGGGGCCTCCACGccctggtgctggtggcagggctCACCTTGGCGGTACATGCGGAGGGCGTCGAGCAGGCGGGAGCCGCGGAGCTGCGCGCGCAGCAGGGGCACGTCCAGCTGCATCAGCCCGGCCTCGCAGTGCTCTGCCGGCAGCTCCAGCTCACTGCTGCTCACCCGCCGGCACAGCACGGCCTGGGGGTCCCCACCAGCCCCCGCCTTGGGCAGGAAGCAGTGCACAAAGTGCAGCTTGGACTTCTTGATGCTGTCGATGAGGGCGTCCTGCGGGTGCGGCAGAGCGGGGTGAGCGGTGACCTGCGGCAGTGCCCCAGCCAGGTGCCCCAGCCAGATGTGGGGATCCCCCTTGGTACCCCCTCACTCACCACTTGCAGCTTGATCTGGATGCAGAGGGATTTCTTCTTGACGGCGGCCACGCCGGTGGTGAAGGTCTTGCGCATGCTGGTGGCGCGGCGCAGGGCCAGCTGGGAGCCGCCCTCCAGCCCCGCCACCGAGCCCGACAGCACGAGCGCCGAGCCGCCGCGCCCCGCAAACAGGCTGCTGATCACCTTCCTGCAGGGCACGGAGGGCACGTCACCCCCAGGGTCACCTCTGCCCCCTGCCACGCTCCCACCCCAGGGCCCTGCTCACTTCTGGgactcctgcagcagggaagaggCGTTTTGGGAGGCCGGGTTGTGCTTGACGTAGTTGAGCCATCCCGTAGCGTCGTACTCCACCCAGTTGGTCCCCGAGCTGTGTCCCAGGAGGAAGTGTCGGGGTTTGTCACTGGGGAGCAGCGGGttgtgccctgcagggaaacacagcaccagtgggcacagccctggggaccaGTGTTTCACTGGGGCATGTcacagaaccccaaaatggctggggttggaaggcaccctaaagatcatctcattccaactccctgccatgggcagggacatcttccactggaGAGCTTGTTTCTGGTCTAGTGGACACATCCTCATGGTTCCAGGCCCCTCTCCATACCTTCTTTACCCCCTTCCTGGGGGCCGTAGTAGGAGAAGAGCCGCTCCAGCAAGGTGTCCTCGTTGCCCCCCGGCTGCAgagcctcctcctccagaagCCACAGCAGCCCCCGCGCCTCGTCCGTGCGGGCCAGAGACCGGACCTGCAGGGTCACCACGCTGGCAGCCACCCCAGCACACCAGggtcccccagggcagggacacggggTGACACAGGGCACCAAGGCCACCCAGGGAGCACACAACGTTACACCGTGGGAGAGGGCTCCTGATTAGTGAAGACCCAGAAGGGAAAGGGTCCATATGGGACACTCTGGCAGCACATCTCACTGAGGTGGGAAATGCAGCGCTGGGCTGAaacccagcacagggatggtgccagcagcctcctccagcagggACTGGAAGACCCCAGGGACTGGAGAACCTTGGGGACCCATGGACACTAGGAACCTGAGCACCTTGGGGACCAGAGCACTTTGAAACCTGGAACACCCCAGAAATATCCAGGCCCCCTGCCTAAGATGTGGGGTGCACACACACTTGCACCCATGCTCTCATGGCCATCagcccctttccttcccctctacCACCAAAAGGCCAAAAAGGTGCCCATCTGCTGCCATGATGTGGCTGGAAGGAAGAGTGAAAAGTGCTTACCAGTGCCTGGTGTGAGGACTGGTCCACAGCAGCTATggagccagaggagctgggctcagcatcAGCCAGGGCGAGCTCTATGTTCTCCTGGTGAGGGGGAACAGAGCAACAGAGGCAGGTGAGCACCCACACTGCAGAGTAGCAGTGAGAGGGAGCGTGAGCCCATCAGGGTGCTGGTCTTGATGGGGTTTAGAGTGATGCAGAGTGCTaactccaccacctcccagcccagccctcctgtgctgtgctccagcagcccctggacaCTGAGCTTTGGTTGCACTGGTCCACAATGACCACTGCATCAGAAATCAGGGGGGACACATAGGAGATGTTCACGTGGCTATGGGAGGGCAGGAGTGGAGGAGGCCATGgcagccctggtgtccctggtaCCTCCTTGTATCGCTCCAGCTCGCGGGCGAAGGTGCGCTGgtggaagagctgctgcaggcgcTCCTGGGCGTAGTTGTGGCACAGCTCCTCAAAGGTGGCACCCCGGCTTTGCCCTGCCAGCTTGGGGTTCTGTGCCCCAGGGGTGTCCACCACTGTCACGGAGCACACTGAGTGCTGGCTCGACTTCAGCGCCCTGGggggagcacagagggacacagtggggtcagtgggcacagccaggcaccCCCACTCTCCTGCTGGCCCCCCAGCACGTACCTGTTGAGGAGGGAGATGAGGAGTGTGAAGAGCTCAGAGTACAAGCCAGCTGCCATGCCCTCCAGGCACTCCAGCGCCGTCAGCTTGGGACCTGCCCAAAGCAAGcctgagtgtccccaacccGGCATCCCTTGGGGACACCCGCTGTCCCCACCACACCTCACCCTACCTGTGCCGCTGTCCCCCAGGGGAGACTCGTCGGGGCCCTGGCGGAAGGAGGTGGAGCGCTGCAGGGTGCCCTTGGGCTGGTGCTTGAAGATGGCAGAGGagagctcctccaggctgcagcccagcaggtaGGCGGCTTTCTGAGCCCACTCGTGCCGTGCAAACTGCTTCCTCCCAGCTGAAGGGTGGAGAAAGGGGGTTCAGGGCCAGGAAGGGCACCCCTAAAAATGGGGAGCATTTCCAAACAGGCCTGGGAGGATCTTAGGGACCCACAGAGTAGGTTAGGGATGATGGGAGCACCCGTTTTGGGGTTTGAGGAGACAGAGATGTTTGGGGTCTAAGAGGAGAATGGATGAatggctttgtgctgctgcaggctgagcctggagccACACCGGTGTGGAGCACAGATCCCTTGCCACCACTACCCAGGGACCTCTGAGGCTCTGAGCCACCCCACATGGGGACATGTCCCTGCTGGGTGACACAgccacacagacagacacacggacGCTGGGGGGCGGTGGGAGCCGGTTAAtggtgacacacagggacacggaAGCGGGGTGAGGGCGGCACGGGGGAGGGGGAAGCCAGAGACACAcagagaacagaacagaacagaacgGGACTTTACCTTCGTCGGCGTCTGCATTGCAAAGGGCAGCATGCACCATGCGAACAGAGACACGGGTTAGAAACAACGGCACACGATGGCACGGGGGGGGACACCCTCCTGCCACCATGCCACCGCACATGCCACGCCTGcccctccccaggcactgctgcagggacaAACCGGGACCAGCATGGGGGTCCCTTCCCTTTGAGCCCCCCCGCACAGTGGGGAATGTTGGGGAGCAGCTCGGCTCTGCCCCAGCGCATTGGGAGCCACTTTTGGATCCAAGGAGATTGTGGGGCTGGTGTAACTCAGCTCTGAGCACTCCCAGCATCCACGAGGCACAGGGGaggcttcagcagcagcagcagcacagactgggGCTGGCATGCCCACCCCAAGCAGCAATGCTCCCCCCCAGCAGGATCTGGGATCCTCTCCCATAGCAGGCTTCCATGGAAAGGCTCCAGAGTTGCCTGAGCATCTCACTGTGGTGGCTGCAGCggggccctgctgccctctaGTGCCCTGAGAGCACCCCATGGGCCAGCACTGCACCCCAGGAGCACCCCACAGGCCAGCCCTGCGCCCCAGTGTGCATCCAGACCCCTCTGGTCTCTCCTTCTTCATCCCCAGATCATCTTTTCCCCCAGGGCTGCAAATCCCCTGGGTGCAGCCACCAGCTCCAGGTGCCCATTTTGGGGTGACATGCCCAGCTCTCCCACCAGCGTGCAGCACCACAGGCAGAAAGAGAAAGCCACAGGGGGAGAAGAGCAGCCCCCAAAGCCAAATTTGCCATCCCCAGGAATGGAGAGCAAAGCTGGTGCTGTGGAAGGCTCACAGCCATGGTGAGTGccgtgtgccagggcagccctgaccCACACCACCAATGGTGCTGAcaggactgggatgggactcctcaggagcagcaggcaaaTTTGGGGCTGCCAAGACCCAACCAGGGTCAAGGTTGGTCCCAGCACACCAGCAGCATCCCAAGCCCCCATTTCAGCCCCCAAATCTGCATTGCGTGGCaccccccagagcagagccctccccACTCCCATTACCAGCTCCATCTGCCAGTGGCTCTGCAAGGAGGATGGAGGGAAAGGTGTtacactgggaatgggggacacCCCCCAACTGCCTCAgccccacccaggcccccacTCCCCCAGGTTGGCAGGGTGTGGGCATATTCAATCCCCACCAGTTAATGAGACCACCCCAACCATGGGGACAAAGCTGGGTGCCCCAGAGGATTCAGGGTGGCAGGGCACAGTCCCTCAGCTGACACAGCCTCCCACCCTCTCCCCAGGGCTTGGTTGCACTGCAGGCTGTTTGCAAGGTGTCTCTGGAACCCCTCACATCCCTCAGTCCCAAATCTCCCCTCGTTAATGGCTCCCAGCTTGTTACCTTTGgttgccccagcagctcccagatggTAGATGGCCCCCAGGATGAGCCAGAAGGCTTTCTGCTCATCTCCTGAGATGCCCATCACCTTCATGGCTGTCAGGAGCTTGCTGAACTGCTGGGttgccttctgcttttcctctggctGTGGAAAACAACAGGAGCCATTGGTCtgggagcccagctctgcctccccctgcAGTGAAATGGGCCAGAGACCCCCATCTTCCCCTACAGCCCCCCATGGCAACAACCTTGGAGGGGGGCACGATGCCGAAGACATTGTTCTCTGCCAGGTGGTTGAAGTGAAGCTCAGTCCTGCAGGGATAAACACCACAATTGGCCCCATGGGGGAGGTCACAGAGACCCCTCCCACGATGGAGGCCATGTCCTCCCCTCCAGCTCACCTCAGGGTGCTGTCAGAGCAGGCCAGCAGGTAGTAGAAGACATTGAAGGTGGCCTCGTTGGCCGGGTGCCGGGCCACACGCagtttctccagcagcagggtctgACAGAggggggacagtgagggactgTCCCCAAGTGCCCCACTCCCACTGAGACCCCCAACCCACCCCAGCCTCATCCTTGCTGCCTGCCCATGGAGTTGTGAGGGTCTTCCTACCACTGCAGGGCACCATGTGAATGCAAACATCACCCACACAGCCCATGAACATCTCTCCTCAGTGAATGCTACTACAAGAGTATGGAGTACATCTCCTGGATTTTAAGAGCTCTGCTGTTTTCACAACAGCATTTTGGGACTGATTCTGGGACTAACTAAGCAAGGGATCCCATCTGATGGGTGAGAACAAGGACAAGAGCAGGATGCCAGGCTGCTGAGTGCTGCAAGCATGGCTGGGGATCTGCGGCAGAGCTTTTAGTGTAGGAAACACCAggagaatcatagaatggtttggattggaagggacctgaaagatcAGCGAGTTACAAACCCcagccatgggcaaggacacttTCCCctaccccaggttgctccaagccctgtccaacctggccttgaacactgccacaggggatggggcagttacagcttctctggacaacatTCCCGTGAGGATGGGCTGGATCCCACACCATGGGGAACCACGCTGGCAAGGATGGACTAGCTCCCCTGCTGGGGGCCGGCCCTGGTCCCCTCACCTGTACAGAGGCAGACGCCACCTGCCCGGCCTGGTCGAAGTCCAGGGAGATGATCTGGGAGAAGCGCGTGGCGTTGCCGTTCATGCCAGTGCTGCTATTGCCAAAAGCCTCCAGGATGGTGTAGAGAGCCTGCCACTTCTCCACTGCAGGAAAAGAcgcagagcagtgcaggggctgtgcagtggGCAGggggccagagctggctgggcgggtgctgctgctcccttgcactgcagcagcccccaggagcacagcaaaggcaccggtgtgacagtgacagccagTATGGCGCGTGTCCAGCCACTGCTGCGTGCGTGGGGCTGTGACAAAGCAAGGGGCGCgtgcaggcaggacagaggcACTCACCAGAGAACACCTTGCCGGTGCTGCCGGCGATGGTGGCGAGGTACTGCACCAGGTGCTGGCAGTTGGTGGTTTTGCCGCTGCCGCTGGCGCCCAGCAGGACGATGGCCTGGTCCTGGCGGCTCATCAGCATGCTGCGGTACGCCGCCTGCGCCACCGCGTAGATGTGCGGGGACGTGTCCTCCCTGCGGCACCCCTTGAACATGTGCATCACCTggtggggacagcgaggggaaACGGGCAAGGGTCAGCACCCTGCCATCCTCACTGCCCCCTCCGCGCGGTGCCAGCTGCGTGTCCCCTCTGGTGTGCCCCCAGAGCAGCGTCACCTTCTCGGAGTACATGGAGGGGGAGCTCAGCGGGTTGATGATGACCATGGTGGGCCCGGCGTAGGTGTGCAGGAGGTTGCCGCCGTAGCGCTGGCGCAGCGTGTGCAGCGTGCTGGACTCGTTGAGGTAGAGGAGGCTGGCGAGGTCCTCGACACGGTCACAGGACGGGGGGTTTGCCTGGCAGCGAGGTTGAGATGGGGCGGGTCAGGCGGGGAATGGGGATCGGCCCTgccggcccccgccccgcagCCCTACCTTCTCCACATCGTCCTCCTCCACCTCCAAGACGGCTCCATCGTGGTCCAGTTTCACCTTCACCTTGCCCTCGGGCAGGGGACTGCCCGCCTCCGGCCGCAGCTGGCTGCCTGTGAGGGGCACGGGGCACTCAgaggggccgggctggcagcccccagggacactgcagggggGTCAGGGGGCTCACTGTGCCACAGGAAGGACGgggtgctgtgtcccagcagtgctcacCCAAGGAGAAGCCATCCCTGTGCACCAGCCACACCTTCTCGGTCTCGTACCAGGCCTCCTCAGCTGCTATCTGCTCCTCTGTCTTGGCCTGTGGGACAGCAGATGTGGAGAGGCTGTGGTgacctgtcccctgccctgcctcaccccctcccctcatccctggggctggagggagcagggctggctgacCACAGGGGCACGTGCTGTACAGCCAGGCCACCTCCACAAGCCACAAACCCTCCCAGTATGTCCCCACTTTGCCCGCTGGGGATCCCAGTgggtgcagggctgcagagaccACCAGGGCCCTGCCACAGCTTGGGGCAGACATAAAGACACAGTGACCCACAGGAACACCCATTACAGCCACCTCGGGTGAACCTAGAGGGGCCAAGctcccaaaccacagccctgagagcagccagctACATGTCAGGATGCAGGGACACCAGACATGctatggggacatgggacatgcTGCAAGGACATGCTGTAGGGACACAGGACACACTGAGGCACATAATGGAATGACACAGGACGTGGCACAGGACTCTGCCATGGGAAATGCCAGGCTGGTGGCCAGCACAGCGGGGAtgtccctggcacaggagagcaggacGAGCTCCAAAGCCaaacctgagctgcagcagggacggGGCCGAGGGGAGCTGCCGGCGCATCGTCCGCTGGACCCTGGCGAGGCCGAGAGAGGCGCTGAAGGCGAgaagggctcagccctgccccgcACACAGCACGGAAAGAGGAGATGGGGAGCAAGCAGGGGCAAAGCACCGCTGTGCCAAGCCCTGTGGGCACTCCTCGTGCCACGGCCAccactgtgggcagcagggtggaaGTACATTAGCCACGAGGCCGTGCTGCCAAAGCCCTGAGGCTGGGGGTCACTGCACTGACCCcgctctgagctctgccagcaccacGTGCCACAGCTGCTCCGGCACGAGCCATGCATCCTGCCTATGCCAGCACTATGCCCCCTCACACCCTGCTCCACACCCCTGCCcgccccagctgtgccacctccACTGAGGGCACCCTCCTGGGACGT
This genomic window contains:
- the MYO18A gene encoding unconventional myosin-XVIIIa isoform X14, whose protein sequence is MFNLMKKDKEKDGARKEKKKEKKERMSAAELKSLEEMSMRRGFFNLNRASKRDSKTRLEISNPIPIKVASGSELHLTDIDSDSNRGSIILDSGHLSTASSSDDLKADDTNFKGSVLQRAAKFGSLAKQNSQVIVKRFSFSQKSRDESTSETSTPSEHSAAPSPQVEVRMLDTPLDKQGAPPGQPCTPPAASLRARVPELIGKKFPAELRLPALVPPQPPTPRQLELQRRNTGDFGFSLRRTTMLDRGPDGQVYRRVVHFAEPGAGTKDLALGLVPGDRLVEINGRNVESKSRDEIVEMIRQSGDTVQLKVQPILELSELSRCWLRGGQGTRRAAWDAKTEEQIAAEEAWYETEKVWLVHRDGFSLGSQLRPEAGSPLPEGKVKVKLDHDGAVLEVEEDDVEKANPPSCDRVEDLASLLYLNESSTLHTLRQRYGGNLLHTYAGPTMVIINPLSSPSMYSEKVMHMFKGCRREDTSPHIYAVAQAAYRSMLMSRQDQAIVLLGASGSGKTTNCQHLVQYLATIAGSTGKVFSVEKWQALYTILEAFGNSSTGMNGNATRFSQIISLDFDQAGQVASASVQTLLLEKLRVARHPANEATFNVFYYLLACSDSTLRTELHFNHLAENNVFGIVPPSKPEEKQKATQQFSKLLTAMKVMGISGDEQKAFWLILGAIYHLGAAGATKDADEAGRKQFARHEWAQKAAYLLGCSLEELSSAIFKHQPKGTLQRSTSFRQGPDESPLGDSGTGPKLTALECLEGMAAGLYSELFTLLISLLNRALKSSQHSVCSVTVVDTPGAQNPKLAGQSRGATFEELCHNYAQERLQQLFHQRTFARELERYKEENIELALADAEPSSSGSIAAVDQSSHQALVRSLARTDEARGLLWLLEEEALQPGGNEDTLLERLFSYYGPQEGGKEGHNPLLPSDKPRHFLLGHSSGTNWVEYDATGWLNYVKHNPASQNASSLLQESQKKVISSLFAGRGGSALVLSGSVAGLEGGSQLALRRATSMRKTFTTGVAAVKKKSLCIQIKLQVDALIDSIKKSKLHFVHCFLPKAGAGGDPQAVLCRRVSSSELELPAEHCEAGLMQLDVPLLRAQLRGSRLLDALRMYRQGYPDHMVFAEFRRRFDVLAPHLTKKHGRNYIVVDEKRAVEELLESLDLEKSSYHMGLSRVFFRAGSLARLEEQRDTQTSRNITLFQAACRGFLARQHFKKRKIQDLAIRCVQKNIKKNKGVKDWPWWKLFTTVRPLIEVQLTEDQIRGKDEEIQQLKSKLEKVEKERNELRLNSDRLESRITELTSELTDERNTGESASQLLDAETAERLRAEKEMKDLQAKYDALKKQMESMEMEVMEARLIRAAELNGELDDDDSGGEWRLKYERAVREIDFTKKRLQQELEDKLEVEQQGKRQLERKLADLQADSEESQRALQQLKKKCQRLAAELQDTKLHLEGQQGRNHDLEKKQRRFDSELSQAHEEAQRERLQREKLSREKDVLVAEVFGLKQLLEDRDSDIAGLTQKAEALEAELQDISSQESKDEASLAKVKKQLRDLEAKVKDQEEELDEQAGTIQMLEQAKLRLEMEMERLRQTHAKEVESRDEEVEEIRQSCQKKLKQMEVQLEEEYEDKQKVLREKRELESKLSAVSEQANQRDFETEKRLRRDLKRTKALLADAQIMLDHLKNNAPSKREITQLKNQLEESEFTCAAAVKARKSMEVEIEDLHLQIDDLAKAKGALEEQLSRLQREKNEVQSRLEEDQEDMNELMKKHKAAVAQASRDLAQMNDLQAQLEEVSKEKQELQEKLQGLQSQLEFLEQSMVDKSLVSRQEAKIRELETRLEFERTQVKRLESLATRLKENMEKLTEERDQRAAAENREKEQNKRLQRQLRDVKEEMGELAKKEAEASRKKHELEMDLESLEAANQSLQSDLKLAFKRIGDLQAAIEDEMESDSNEDLINSDGDSDVDSELEERVDGVKSWLSKNKGSSKTLSDDGSLKGSSPTSSRHTFTYDRWDDEQDAGDSTRRSSRSSPSASEAESRAAETPA